From the Chlorogloeopsis sp. ULAP01 genome, the window GCTGGCTTGGGATAAACTTCATCGATATGACAAAAATTTTGTAAACTGGTGACAAGTTTTTTTAATCTTTCTGCACCAGTATATATACTAGTAAGTACTTTTGATAGATCTTGTTCAATAAAATCAAATTCAATCTCCTCTTTAAAATGAATAATTTCTTTAGTAGGTTCAGGAGATGTTTTTTCATAAACTGCTATTAATTTAAGCAGATCTTGGCTGTATTTGGATATATAAGTTAAGTTACCCCAAATAAATCCTACCGGATCTAAAATTTCATGGGCAATTCCATCTACTAATCGCCCTAGACTTGCCATCTTATCATTCTGAATCATTTGGACTTGGCTGCGTTCATAACGTACCTGAGTTTCTATGCCTCGAATTTGCCAGCAAGCAATATTTAATTCCTGCACATCTAATAAAAAGTAAATATCAGATTCTGTTTTTACAACTACTGGTTCTGCCATCAATTCAGGCGATCGCCTCATTGCTAATTGCATAGCTGCCAAAATCGATGTACTATCAGCAAGCAATAGAACTGGTGTACGCACATAGCTGTAAAAAATAGCTAGTGGTTGCTGAAAAAATAACTCTTGCCCGTAAGGACGAATAAATAATTCCAGCAATCTCCGCCGCGAAATCATGCCAATGTAATTTCCCTCTTCTACTAAAACTACTCCCGGCAAAAGTGGGTATTTTTCAAATACTCTCGCCACCTCTGCTGCTGTGGTGCTAGTTTCCACTTGAAATTTATAAAGCTGTAATTCCTGGAGAGTAGATTGTAAATTTAGATCGCGATCGCTACCACCAGACAAAAATGGTGGTGATATATCTGGACGAAACTTTTGTGTCATTGAGCACCCTATTTCTTAATAATCTTGACAAACAATAAGCTAACATTTTAGCCTCTGTCT encodes:
- a CDS encoding ATP-binding protein, whose translation is MTQKFRPDISPPFLSGGSDRDLNLQSTLQELQLYKFQVETSTTAAEVARVFEKYPLLPGVVLVEEGNYIGMISRRRLLELFIRPYGQELFFQQPLAIFYSYVRTPVLLLADSTSILAAMQLAMRRSPELMAEPVVVKTESDIYFLLDVQELNIACWQIRGIETQVRYERSQVQMIQNDKMASLGRLVDGIAHEILDPVGFIWGNLTYISKYSQDLLKLIAVYEKTSPEPTKEIIHFKEEIEFDFIEQDLSKVLTSIYTGAERLKKLVTSLQNFCHIDEVYPKPADLHRCIDNILLLINSRIKKEIQVITNYGHLPPVYCFVGQLHQVFMNILSQAVDVLLDEAVRLQLNQAPDGKVETPRIEIKTSVISQPSHNSQIPDSRWVSIRITDNGPGMSKEFQQQIIESFSVEKRADKETSLAVSYRIVTARHGGKFNLRSEVGIGTEFEILLPLV